One window of the Archangium primigenium genome contains the following:
- a CDS encoding response regulator produces the protein MVDVSQRVILLVEDNPDDELLTLRALRRGNMHNPVVVVRDGAEALDYLFVQGRHAERDPDIRPQVVLLDLHLPRLDGLEVLRRLRAHVRTRTLPVVVLTSSKEERDLVESYQLGVNSFVHKPVDVTAFFEAVRQLGMYWLVLNELPPPRSVG, from the coding sequence ATGGTCGACGTGAGTCAACGTGTCATCCTGCTCGTCGAGGACAACCCCGACGACGAACTGCTGACCCTGCGCGCCCTGCGCCGCGGCAATATGCACAACCCCGTGGTCGTCGTGCGCGATGGCGCCGAGGCGCTCGACTACCTCTTCGTCCAGGGCCGTCACGCCGAGCGCGATCCGGACATCCGGCCCCAGGTCGTGCTGTTGGACCTGCACCTGCCCCGGCTGGATGGACTGGAGGTGCTGCGGCGCCTGCGGGCCCACGTGCGCACGCGCACCCTGCCCGTGGTGGTCCTCACCTCCTCGAAGGAGGAGCGCGACCTGGTGGAGAGCTACCAGCTCGGCGTCAACAGCTTCGTGCACAAGCCCGTGGACGTCACCGCCTTCTTCGAGGCCGTGCGGCAGCTCGGCATGTACTGGCTGGTGCTCAACGAGCTGCCCCCGCCCCGGAGCGTGGGATGA
- a CDS encoding sensor histidine kinase, producing MAPDISDALAAGLFQAAHQPLIRAIVDNLSEGVIIADAAGTIVYFSPSARAFQLFGLPRMGQETWRTRFTITDPITQRPFDLERLPLVRALAGEVHAADMFVQSDLHPEGQHLHVSGQPVKNPEGELLGAMIFIRDTTRERQAEARQREAEQRFRLIVEAAQEGIWTIDPEGNTTYVNRHLAQLLGYTEQEMMGRDAIDFIAEEHRAQVLVNFRKRREGISDVHELALRHKSGRTLWTIISSNPLYDAAGHYTGALGTITDITQRRQAEQRVIQLNEDLERRIAERTAQLEFSNRELEAFAYSVAHDLRAPLRSISSFTLALSEDCADQLPSEGQDSLKRIRAASQRMSDLIDGILALSRVNRAEFQETEVNVSTLARQCAEQLKRWQPERAVTFHLQEGLVDRGDVRLLRSVLENLLGNAWKFTRERPQAEIHFGVRPEPGPSRVYFVRDNGAGFDMEYQGKLFGVFQRLHTQQEFEGNGVGLATVQRILRRHGGRVWGEGQVDQGATFYFTLHEPPPSAIPPPR from the coding sequence ATGGCCCCCGACATCTCCGATGCGCTCGCCGCCGGCCTCTTCCAGGCGGCCCATCAGCCCCTCATCCGAGCCATCGTCGACAACCTCTCCGAGGGGGTCATCATCGCGGACGCCGCGGGCACCATCGTGTACTTCAGCCCCTCGGCCCGGGCCTTCCAGCTCTTCGGACTGCCCCGCATGGGCCAGGAGACCTGGCGCACGCGCTTCACCATCACGGACCCCATCACGCAGCGGCCCTTCGATCTGGAGCGGCTGCCGCTCGTGCGGGCCCTGGCGGGCGAGGTCCACGCGGCTGACATGTTCGTCCAGTCGGACTTGCACCCCGAGGGTCAGCACCTGCACGTGAGCGGTCAGCCGGTGAAGAACCCGGAGGGAGAGCTGCTCGGCGCGATGATCTTCATCCGCGACACCACGCGCGAGCGCCAGGCCGAGGCCCGCCAGCGCGAGGCCGAGCAGCGCTTCCGCCTCATCGTGGAGGCCGCCCAGGAAGGCATCTGGACCATCGATCCCGAGGGCAACACCACCTACGTCAACCGCCACCTGGCCCAGCTGCTCGGCTACACGGAGCAGGAGATGATGGGCCGCGACGCCATCGACTTCATCGCCGAGGAGCACCGCGCCCAGGTGCTCGTCAACTTCCGCAAGCGGCGCGAGGGCATCTCCGACGTGCACGAGCTCGCCCTGCGACACAAGAGCGGGCGGACGCTCTGGACCATCATCTCCTCCAACCCCCTGTACGACGCGGCGGGCCACTACACGGGCGCCCTGGGCACGATCACCGACATCACCCAGCGCCGGCAGGCCGAGCAGCGGGTGATCCAGCTCAACGAGGACCTGGAGCGGCGGATCGCCGAGCGCACCGCCCAGCTCGAGTTCTCCAACCGCGAGCTGGAGGCCTTCGCCTACTCGGTGGCCCATGACCTGCGCGCGCCCCTGCGCAGCATCTCCAGCTTCACGCTGGCGCTGAGCGAGGACTGCGCCGACCAGCTGCCGAGCGAGGGACAGGACTCCCTCAAGCGCATCCGCGCCGCCTCGCAGCGCATGTCCGACCTCATCGACGGCATCCTCGCCCTCTCGCGCGTCAACCGCGCCGAGTTCCAGGAGACGGAGGTCAACGTGTCCACCCTGGCGCGCCAGTGCGCCGAGCAGCTCAAGCGCTGGCAGCCCGAGCGCGCGGTGACGTTCCACCTCCAGGAGGGGCTCGTGGACCGGGGAGATGTCCGGCTGCTGCGCTCGGTGCTGGAGAACCTGCTGGGCAACGCCTGGAAGTTCACCCGCGAGCGGCCCCAGGCGGAGATCCACTTTGGCGTGCGGCCGGAGCCCGGCCCCTCGCGCGTCTACTTCGTGCGGGACAACGGCGCCGGCTTCGACATGGAGTACCAGGGCAAGCTCTTCGGTGTCTTCCAGCGCCTGCACACCCAGCAGGAGTTCGAGGGCAACGGGGTGGGCCTGGCCACCGTCCAACGCATCCTCCGCCGCCATGGGGGACGCGTCTGGGGCGAGGGCCAGGTCGACCAGGGCGCCACCTTCTATTTCACGCTGCACGAGCCCCCCCCCAGCGCGATCCCCCCCCCGCGCTGA
- a CDS encoding Na+/H+ antiporter, translating to MHFELAFVLLFSIATAVAIVARYFKFPYTVALVVAGLTLGAVHLFEPPHLTKELLFAILLPGLIFEAAFHVEFRKFWKNKMAIHALAIPGLVASGAITALILSPAVGGFHLVEDFDLIHACVFAAVIVSTDPIAVVGLFKALGVPKRLAVLVEGESLLNDGTAVVLFTLIVAVANGAQFTLGGAAWDFIRVAGMGGLIGCGIGYGISQIIKRIDDAMVEITLTMIAAYGSFVVAEQFHYSGVIATVAAGMLCGNGVATTSMSPTTRVAVASFWEYLAFALNSVVFLLIGLEVQLGSLLASWKPVLLAYLAVLIGRAVVVYGVSGLLRFTSEKMPWRWSAVLTWSGLRGAISMVLVLGLPNDFAHRELLVNMTFGVVVLSIIVQGLTMAPLLKRLGITGLKDIYQEQYELARGRVGAIHAALVALEGMRRTRDIPADVLEQLEKDYQKKASEAENELSALKLQTNRFHEEEHQEALRRVLIVEKDSLLKSYQRGVISREAFEHLVTQLDERIAQAKDAEGHVPLDESSPALPADPVGT from the coding sequence ATGCATTTCGAACTGGCCTTCGTGCTGCTCTTCTCCATCGCGACAGCGGTGGCGATCGTGGCGCGCTACTTCAAGTTTCCCTACACGGTGGCCCTGGTGGTGGCGGGGTTGACGCTCGGCGCGGTGCACCTGTTCGAGCCGCCGCATCTGACCAAGGAGCTGCTCTTCGCCATCCTGCTGCCGGGCCTCATCTTCGAGGCGGCCTTCCACGTGGAGTTCCGCAAGTTCTGGAAGAACAAGATGGCCATCCACGCGCTGGCCATTCCAGGCCTGGTGGCCTCGGGCGCCATCACCGCGCTCATCCTCTCGCCGGCGGTGGGCGGGTTCCACCTGGTGGAGGACTTCGACCTCATCCACGCGTGCGTGTTCGCCGCGGTCATCGTGTCCACGGATCCCATCGCGGTGGTGGGCCTGTTCAAGGCGCTGGGCGTGCCCAAGCGCCTGGCCGTCCTCGTGGAGGGCGAGAGCCTGCTCAACGACGGCACCGCCGTGGTGCTCTTCACGCTCATCGTCGCGGTGGCCAACGGGGCCCAGTTCACCCTGGGCGGCGCCGCGTGGGACTTCATCCGCGTGGCGGGCATGGGTGGGCTCATCGGCTGCGGGATCGGCTACGGCATCTCCCAGATCATCAAGCGCATCGACGACGCCATGGTGGAGATCACCCTCACGATGATCGCCGCCTATGGCTCGTTCGTGGTGGCCGAGCAGTTCCACTACTCGGGTGTGATCGCCACGGTGGCGGCCGGCATGCTGTGTGGCAACGGCGTGGCGACCACGAGCATGAGCCCCACCACGCGCGTGGCGGTGGCGAGCTTCTGGGAGTACCTGGCGTTCGCGCTCAACTCGGTGGTCTTCCTGCTCATCGGCCTGGAGGTGCAGCTCGGCTCGCTCCTGGCGTCGTGGAAGCCCGTGCTGCTGGCCTACCTGGCGGTGCTCATCGGCCGCGCGGTGGTGGTCTACGGCGTGTCGGGCCTCTTGCGCTTCACCTCGGAGAAGATGCCCTGGCGCTGGAGCGCGGTCCTCACCTGGAGCGGCCTGCGCGGCGCCATCTCCATGGTGCTCGTGCTCGGTCTGCCCAACGACTTCGCCCACCGCGAGCTGCTGGTGAACATGACGTTCGGCGTGGTGGTGCTCTCCATCATCGTCCAGGGGCTCACCATGGCGCCCCTGCTCAAGCGCCTGGGCATCACCGGGCTCAAGGACATCTACCAGGAGCAGTACGAGCTGGCGCGCGGCCGGGTGGGCGCGATCCACGCGGCGCTGGTGGCCCTGGAGGGCATGCGCCGCACGCGGGACATCCCCGCGGACGTGCTGGAGCAGCTGGAGAAGGACTACCAGAAGAAGGCCAGCGAGGCGGAGAACGAGCTGTCCGCGCTCAAGCTGCAGACCAACCGCTTCCACGAGGAGGAGCACCAGGAGGCCCTGCGGCGCGTGCTCATCGTGGAGAAGGACTCGCTGCTCA